From the Actinomycetota bacterium genome, the window CTCCCTCATCCAGGCGTCGAAGCGTCGGGCCCGCGGATACCGCACCAGTGCCAACCTCATCGCCATGACCTACCTCATCGCGGGGAAGCTGGACATGGCCTCAACCCACATGAAATAGCGAGGAGCCCGTTTTCCGACCTGAACAACGACGGGTTCGGCGGCCACTACATCGGCGATTCCACCGGCAACGTATGGAACAGCTTGTGCCTGCTGGCCGTGTGGCCCGACACCAGGACCGGGAACGCCAAGGACGAGCTCGGGTTCGTCTCGAACGACGCGGTCAACTGCCTGGAAGTGTAGAAGCGGAGGGCCTGTATCGGGGGCTGACAGAGGGGCGCCCGGCGACGCCGGGCGAATTCACCGCTGAGGAGTTCGCCCAGGTCGTGCCACCCTCCCCTCTGTGGGCGCTGGTGGTTTCGAACCACCGACCTCCGCCTTGTAAGGGCGGGGCGAAACCGCTGGTCAGGGGCCTGAGCAGGGCGAATCGACACTTCAGGAGTTCCGTTGAGTACCGTGAGGTGACTTCGAGTCGTTATGCAAACGTTATGCCGAGGACGGCTTCCCCGTCGAGCGACTCACAGCCTCTTGGTAGGCATCCACCATATCCTCAGCCATCGAAAGGCCGGTCTCGATGATCTCGGGTCCGATCAAGACGGAGAGGTCCCGGCGTGGCATGCGATGCCACCGATGGAGCGGGTTCTCGCACCGCTCCAGCGAGTAGCGGTCCAGAGTGGTCCACTCCCGATGCGCCGCCGCGCTAGTCGGTGCGTACACGAACCTGTACTCGATCTCCATATCGACCTCCGCGGCCATCTTCCGAGCATCGAGGCCGCTGAAGGTCCCGCTGAGGTCGATCTCCTGGTACTCCTCAAACGTGTCCTGGTTCACCTCGGCCTGCAGGTAGTCCGCGTATGCCTGTAGTTCCTCTGATGGCTCATCCTGGGCGTCCAAGTACTCCTGGAGGTGCAGCTTCAGGAGCTTCAGCCGACCCACGCCATAGTCCTTGAAGCGCCTGAACATTGAGGGGTCATCCCTCTTCACGAGCCAGCGCAACACGATCAGCGACTCCACGATCGAGCGGAGGATCGGGACGCCATGCTCAGCCGACCAGAGAAGTGGGGTGCGGCTGGCCCCCGCGACCGCGCGGATCGAGGCGGCCGTGATCCCAGTAAGGACCTCGAAGCGATCCGGACTGTAGAGATCTGGGTCCGCGGTTTGGGCTACCTCGAGGAACCGTCGATGGATGGCCTGGGCTTGGCCCTGAAGGGCTTCGTGAGCTCGCTCCACCTCATTAGTGTCGGAAGAGGCCACCGAGGGATCTCGAAACGAACATGCGAACTTACGCCAGTTGGAGCGCCAGAACTCCTGACCCCAGTCCACGCCCTCCTTCGCCTGATCCTGTGCGGCCGCGCCGACGAGTGCCCCGAAGGCGGCCCGTGCCATGGACTCCGCCAGCTTCTTCTCCTCTTCGTCCAGGCCGTGGGGGTACCGAGGGAAGAGTTCGACCATGACGGAATCATGCGGAAGCCGAAGCTTCCCAGCCTTCGCCCAGCGAGAGAGCGCGATGAACTTCGCCCGTGTCGAGACGTCCGACTGCCCATGGTGGGCATCGGTGATCACGCGTGCAAGAAATCTCTGGGCGACCTCCCAATCGATCACCAAGCCTCGTCCCTTCCACGGTTCGGTGAGCCACGACCCGGGTGCGCCCGGGTACATGCCGAGCGCATGTGCGAAGTCCTCGGGCACAGCAAGCTCGTAACCTTGCGCCCGCTGAAGCTTGGCGATAGCGGCGACCCGTGCCTGTTCGGGAACTGCTTCCAGGCTCGTGAGCCGACCATCCATCACGACGGCCCCTTCGGCTTTGGCTTCCTTCAGCGCCTCGTCGATCATATTCAAGGCCGCTGACGCTGCTCGCATCCCGTCGTCAAGGTCGATCGAGATGAGCGCGCACAGCCAAAGCATGTCGGGGAAGACGTCGGTCAACCATTTCGTGAAGGCCACGTTCGTCAATGTCATTAGCGGCGGGACGAGCTTCTTCCCCTGCCTCGCGTGGGCCGACAAAGGGGAGCTACGCGGAGAGGCCCCCTGTCCAGCCTTGTTTGGACGCTTTCGCTTCTTCGTCACAGTCGTGGTCCATGTTAGTAGGGGGCAGGACACCCTATGGGAGGACTTGGGACCTAACCTAGAGTTGTGTGCTCAGAGGGGGTGTTGGTCCGAATCGAGGGAGTCTCCACCAGGTTGCCGACCAGAGACACGACCCCATCGGATTCACCCGGCGCTGGCTCACGCGCTCCATGCCCTGACAGCGAGTGCGGCCAACGCCTCATTCCGTCTCTCGATCGTCTGCGGCGTCCAGTCCCTACGCGTCACGGCCTCGGTCGTGAGGGGTGTCTGATCTCCCCAACTCCGGATAAGGGCTCTCTTTTCGGGCCACGTACTCGCACCAAGCTGATTGTTGGCTCCCGACGGCCCATCGATCAGGAGAAGGTTTCCAAGATTGTAGGTGTACGCCGTTCGTGCGTCGCTCGTGAACTGCGTCCACTGGCCGAGTTTAGGCGACTGCGGAAGAACATGTTCGAGTGTCAGCGTCTCCCGGGGACGCAACCCGGACTTATCTGAGATTCTCCAATACTCGAGTGCGTAGAGAACAGCTCGCGCCCGATTGTGAGAGAACTTGCTGTCGAACTGGAAGGCCTTGAAGTTCTGCTTGAACAGAGCGTTGTCCAGGACCAACATGTCGCGCTGGATGAACCAGGCCCGGAGTTCGTCAACCGTTTGGATATTGCCTTCCCGAATCTCCTTGGCTGCCGTGATGTACGTCCGCTCGGCGTCGCCGCCTCCTGTCTGACCGTGGACGAGGCCACGGACGGACCATGCAGCGATCTTGCGCACCGCCTCGCCTCGTCTCTGGCGTCGCACGGCCAACGCCCGCCGACTAGCAAAATCTCGGAGAACAGCGAGGAGGAGATACCGCAACTGCTTCAAGCCCAGGCCGTTGAGAAGTTCCGCTGCCTGCTGCGTCCCAGAGCCCAGTTGCGCCCAGAAGCTTGATACGGCTTCTGGGTCGGCAAGGGCTCGATAGAGATCGGCGCTAGCAAGCAGCTCGTCGAGGGTGGCCAAAGCGTCGGCACTCTCAATCTCCCGTCGGTAGTCCGTAAAGAACTCCGCCTTCGTCGTCTTTCCAAAGCGTGATCCGTAATAGTGAAGAAGGAAGCTCTCTAGATCGTCCTCATACTTCCCACTGGAATCCTTGAGTGTCTCCGTAATCTGATTCCACTTCAGGACAGCAAGTGAAACATCTGTGGCTCGAGCGATCAGGTGGCTCTTGACAAGATCACCATTCGTGAGACGTACACCACGGGTATTCAGCGTCTCGAATATGTTGTGCGCGTCCTTGGGTGGGACCCGAAGTAGGACCGTGTATGCCTGCCCGCGAAGGAACTCCCCCCACTGCTTGAGGCGCCCCAGCTTCGCGTCAGGCGTCGTCCGTTGGCTCAGATCACCCTCGAGATGAAAGCGAAGCCGCCCTCGGGCCGCCTCCAGGCGCTTCGCGGACTCGGGCAAGTCGCTTCGGATGCCTGCCCGGTTCAAGAGGACGTCTTGGTCCTGGGCGCTCACAACAAGAGGAGCAGACGGTGATTGCCGCAGGGCTGGGGCGATCTGGGCCAATGCGTCTGTAGCTACCTGCGCGTTGTGAGGGCCGCTGCTCCTGGCTGCCTCGATCAACTTCTGCATCTCCGCAGCTAGCAGCAGCGTCGTCGCGAGACGTTGCTGCCCGTCTTGGATCTCATCAGAATCGTCGAGCACCACAAGCCCCAGGAAGTAGTCCTCTGAACCCGTAGGGGCATCTAAGGCACGCTTGAGGTCGTTCCAGAAATCGTCGACCTGAGGGCGGCCCCAGGCGAACGATCGCTGGAAAGCCGGCGTCCGCAGGTTGTTGTTGAAATCCAGGAACTCCAGAATCCCCTTGGTCTGCGGAGGAACGGTTGGCATCCATGAATCGTATGTCACCGCCGCCGTCGAGTGCGACGACGGACTAGCGAGAGGCGAACCGTTTCCAGAGCCAGCGTAGTTATGCCTTTGTGGGCTGAGAGCCGGGAGCTGTGACGGATTCTCTCAGCCCAAGGTCTAGGTCTAGGCCACTCCCCCAGCAGTGCAGCCTCAGCCGACACCTGCTTGTGACCATCGAACCCCGCCCTTCCATCCTCTGTCTCTCCACGTAAACTCTGCGACGTGCCTGGCAGGGACCAGCTAGCTTGGGAACAGGCCACTTCCTGGGATGGGGCCTTGCCGAGCCCAGGAAGCATGTGGCGCTTATTCCATAGGCCAGAACTCCCTGAGCGTTTTCGTCTGTCAGTGGATCAGCACGTCGCGACCTCTAGGCTCCTCCGAGCTGGACTCATGCAGCATCTAAGCGTTGACTCGGGGCTCACTCCTGAGCAGGTAGCAGGCGAGCTGGCAGTACTGACCGGACGACGGCACACTCCGACAGCTGTGCTGGCCCTGAGGGGTGTTCGACTCCAACCGTCTCGTTGGAAGATCCGATTCGCAAACCTCGTCTCAGGACGGTTCACGGAACTTGTCTTCCAGAGAGCCTTTGGCCACGTCCTGATCGAGCTTGGGCTCACCTTCCAGGAGGAGACCGTTCTTCGCAACTTTGTGGACTATAGGGTTAGCGAGCCAGCCGAGCCTTTCGAGATCGCACTAAACCTGAAGAACGCAGGTGTCCAATATCGCGACTCCCAGAGATGGGTGGGTCTCAGCCCCGAGGACACGCTGCCGATCGCCACATACAAGATCTTTGGATCCGAGACCGCCCAGGTCCCGCCGCTCATCTACGTCTATTTGGTCGATTGGACCCTACTCGATCGTCTCCGGACTGGATACTGGCAGATTCTGTCCGGCCCGGAGCGAGAGACCTTCGCCCTGTTAACCTCCGCGAAGGAGATGCCGCGCGACATCGAGGACTCCTTTATCGAGGGAACCGTCGGGGATCGACTAGACAAGCTTATGGCCCACGTGGGCTATGGGGAGAAGGATCTGTCTCTCTTGCCGTTCCGGGCGATCTCAGCTGGTAGGTGTAGACAGCTGTTCTACGATCGCCACGAACGAAGCCCGTACGTCTATCGCCAACGGATGAACACGGATCCTAATGTCCACATCAGCGTCAAGGAGGAGACCATGGCCTTCTCCGACTTCGTCGAGCTCTACCTCTCGACCCGTGATGGCCGTCGAAACCTTCTCGCCGAACTCAGGAGAACGACTCAGGTCAACATCCCCTCGCCCGGCGTCTAGATGGCTTGGCCCCTCAGCGCCTGAAGAGTCCGCTTGTCGGGAAGGGTAGATCAGTTTGCCGCAGCCGACTGGGCAAGCTCAAGTTGCTCGGAACGGCTGGTCGGCGCTTGCCCCTCTAGCTGCTTCCTGATCGCAGTCGCGATGGTCCTGGCGAGCGGAGGGGGGACCGCGTTCCCGATCTGGACCTGAACCTCCCGCCGGCTTCCAGCGAAGTCGAAGTCGTCGGGGAAGCCGTGCAGGCGACGGAGCTCGGGCACCCTGAGCCGCCGGTTGTCCCAGTGGAACGGGCCGACGTACGGGCCCGGCTGAGCTTGGATGGTGCTCGCCGGCCTCTCAGGGTCCAGCTTCAACAGGAACGTCCAATATCGGGAGCGCCACTCGAACAGTGGGCGCGGATGGCCTTCGTGGGCAGTGAAGTGGAGGTAGTTCCGGCCCGGAGGAATCTCGGGCAGCAAATGCCCAAACTTGCCGTTCACATCTTCGCCCGGCTCCCGCTCGCACACCAGGCCCGACAGCGCGTCGCCGGCGGTCACATGGGGCAGCAGTTCGCTCGCGAACGCTGGCCGGCGCCGCCGTTCGTGGTCCCCCCAGTGGGTCGGTGAGGGGAGGTCGAGCACACGCCTGTCGCGTGCGCCCACGAGGAACAGCCGCTGGCGGTTCTGAGGTACGCCGTAGTCGGCTGCGTTCAGGACCCCGTAGGTCAGCGAGTAGCCCAGCTGTCGGATACCAGCGCGGAGTCCATCGAAGAACGGCGCCGACTGGTTCCGGTAGGCGAGCCCGAACACATTCTCCATGAGGTATGCCTTGGGGCGAAGTACATCTAGGAACCGGAGGTAGTCCCAGAGCAGACCCGCTCGAGGGTCACGACCTTGCCGCTTGTACTCCAGATGGAACCCAGACTTCGAGAACGCGACGCAAGGGGGCCCACCGATCAGGAGGTCGACGTCGCCGGGCAGAAGCCCGAGCTTGTCTAGCATGTCAGCGGGATCGAAACGGGTGATGTCGTGCGGCTCGACGGCATCCAGGGCCCTGAAGTACTTTGGCCGGCTCCGATTGAGGGTCTGGACTGCGACCGGCTCGCTCTCCACTGCGTAGATGACGTCAAACCCAGCCTGGTCGACCCCGAGGTCGAGCCCGCCAGCTCCCGAGAACAGGCTGACGGCCGTCCGACGGCCTCCAGTGCGTCCCCTTCCTGGCTTCACTGACCCTTCCTTCGGCTCTGCACCAGCCTGACCAGCCGCTTCGCCACCGAGGCCATGTCCTCATGCTCCCAGACGCGTACGACAGTCCAGCCCGCCAGCCCGAGCGCCTCGTTCGCCTCAGCATCTCTGGCACGGTTCCGCTCGATCTTCGGTCCCCAGTACCCCGGGTTAGTCCGAGGGAGCTTGAAATGCTCAGGGCACCCGTGCCAGAAGCAGCCGTCTACGAACACCGCCAACCGCGGCCCAGCGAACACCAAGTCCGCCGTCCCCACGCCCGGTGCAGGGCGCCTCGCAACTCGGTACCGAAGCCCCGCCCGATGGACTTGTCGCCGAAGGGCCAGCTCGGGCAGAGTGTCTCGCTTCCTGTTCCCCCGCATCACCCGATGCACCGCGGGAGACGAGGCCCATGACCCTGCTGGGGGCGCCTCTGTTCGACCCGGGAATGACATCCCTGTCATTCTGGCCGATCTGGCTGTCGCGGGCAACCTCCGAGTGTTTACCAACGGCTGACTGACCCTGGAATCGGCATCCTGGCCTGGGATAACGAAGCGAGCGGTTCCCCCCGGAGGAAGCGGTCCCCTGCCGCAGGGGAGCTTCAGGAAGTCTCTTGGTTTCCATGTTCCTAAGTGAGACCCAGCGGGGGGCGCTGGCCCGTCAGGTGCTCACGTCGTCAAAGACCACCAGCCTCGTAGAACATCCTGGCGACCCGCCGGGGGCTTCGGCCGATCTGGAGGGCAAGGCGGACCAGCTGGTGCTAGATCGATGAAGGGATCGCGGGGATCCCCCAACGCAGGAAGTAGGCAAAGAACGGATCCGAGATATGAAGAGTCTCAAGCTCCGTGTCGTAATCCACAACGGGCTCGCCCTCGATCCTCTCCTTCGCGATCTTGCTCATCTCCTGAAGGACCCGAGTGACTTCCTGCTGGGACGGCGGATCGTCTTTCAGCACATGGCGAAGCGCTCCTCGCAGCTCGACGTAGGTGAGCTGCGTAAGCGGCCCGGTGTGGGCAATCGCAGCGAGGACCGCCCCGTAGATATCCGTAACGCGCGCGTCGGCAAGAGTCCGCGGCTTTCGGTCCCGACGTTGACGTGGCCCTTGAGCCAGGAGGTCGAACGCGGACTTCGATGCTGCCGACGCCTGACCTCGAAAGAAGGCATCCCAGTCCGGCGCTGCGAGGGTGATCGGCGCGCCGGCCGCCTCGCGGACGCCGTTCGTCTTCACAAGCTGCAAGCAGAAGTCCTGCATGAGGAACGGGCTCTGGAAGCTCTCGTCCGCGAGCCGGCTGCTTAGCGTCTCGCCTGGGTCAAGGAGATTCAAGGCAGCGAACCCTGCGCGCGTGATGCCCAGGAGTTCACCCTCCGACCAGAAGTCGATCGGGAGCTGCACGACGCGGCCCGTCATCTCCTTCTCCACTCGAACAGCGTCGTACGCCCTATGAGGCACCGCTGCCAGGACGACCCCCAACCCCTGAAACACGAGGTCCTTCAGACCTCGAACGACGCCGACCTGCACGTCCTGCGGCATGTAGTGGAAGTCGTCGATCACGACCACCGGCAAGAGCCGCTCCAGCGCTTCCTTCACAGCAGCCTGAGTCGGCCGCGTGCGTACTCGAGTCCTCGTCTCGCCGGTCGTACTCGACTGCCCTCGCTGATGCTCCACGCCTCCCCCGATGCCAAACGGCTTGACGTGGCCTCCTCCACTCGTCCCCGTGGACGTGGCCTCCTCGTCCCGCCTCGCGATCTGCTCCTCCAGCAGGACCTCCAGCTTGTCTCCGACTGTTGCCCAGAAGTCGGCAACCGTGCCGATCTCACCGCCGGCCAGCCAGACGCCCTCCTTGATCACCGAGCGGAGAAGCACGGTCTTGCCCGACTTGGTGGGGCCCGAGACAGAAAGGATCTTGTGT encodes:
- a CDS encoding DUF5677 domain-containing protein; translation: MAFTKWLTDVFPDMLWLCALISIDLDDGMRAASAALNMIDEALKEAKAEGAVVMDGRLTSLEAVPEQARVAAIAKLQRAQGYELAVPEDFAHALGMYPGAPGSWLTEPWKGRGLVIDWEVAQRFLARVITDAHHGQSDVSTRAKFIALSRWAKAGKLRLPHDSVMVELFPRYPHGLDEEEKKLAESMARAAFGALVGAAAQDQAKEGVDWGQEFWRSNWRKFACSFRDPSVASSDTNEVERAHEALQGQAQAIHRRFLEVAQTADPDLYSPDRFEVLTGITAASIRAVAGASRTPLLWSAEHGVPILRSIVESLIVLRWLVKRDDPSMFRRFKDYGVGRLKLLKLHLQEYLDAQDEPSEELQAYADYLQAEVNQDTFEEYQEIDLSGTFSGLDARKMAAEVDMEIEYRFVYAPTSAAAHREWTTLDRYSLERCENPLHRWHRMPRRDLSVLIGPEIIETGLSMAEDMVDAYQEAVSRSTGKPSSA
- a CDS encoding DUF262 domain-containing HNH endonuclease family protein, which codes for MPTVPPQTKGILEFLDFNNNLRTPAFQRSFAWGRPQVDDFWNDLKRALDAPTGSEDYFLGLVVLDDSDEIQDGQQRLATTLLLAAEMQKLIEAARSSGPHNAQVATDALAQIAPALRQSPSAPLVVSAQDQDVLLNRAGIRSDLPESAKRLEAARGRLRFHLEGDLSQRTTPDAKLGRLKQWGEFLRGQAYTVLLRVPPKDAHNIFETLNTRGVRLTNGDLVKSHLIARATDVSLAVLKWNQITETLKDSSGKYEDDLESFLLHYYGSRFGKTTKAEFFTDYRREIESADALATLDELLASADLYRALADPEAVSSFWAQLGSGTQQAAELLNGLGLKQLRYLLLAVLRDFASRRALAVRRQRRGEAVRKIAAWSVRGLVHGQTGGGDAERTYITAAKEIREGNIQTVDELRAWFIQRDMLVLDNALFKQNFKAFQFDSKFSHNRARAVLYALEYWRISDKSGLRPRETLTLEHVLPQSPKLGQWTQFTSDARTAYTYNLGNLLLIDGPSGANNQLGASTWPEKRALIRSWGDQTPLTTEAVTRRDWTPQTIERRNEALAALAVRAWSA
- a CDS encoding DNA cytosine methyltransferase, producing MKPGRGRTGGRRTAVSLFSGAGGLDLGVDQAGFDVIYAVESEPVAVQTLNRSRPKYFRALDAVEPHDITRFDPADMLDKLGLLPGDVDLLIGGPPCVAFSKSGFHLEYKRQGRDPRAGLLWDYLRFLDVLRPKAYLMENVFGLAYRNQSAPFFDGLRAGIRQLGYSLTYGVLNAADYGVPQNRQRLFLVGARDRRVLDLPSPTHWGDHERRRRPAFASELLPHVTAGDALSGLVCEREPGEDVNGKFGHLLPEIPPGRNYLHFTAHEGHPRPLFEWRSRYWTFLLKLDPERPASTIQAQPGPYVGPFHWDNRRLRVPELRRLHGFPDDFDFAGSRREVQVQIGNAVPPPLARTIATAIRKQLEGQAPTSRSEQLELAQSAAAN
- a CDS encoding very short patch repair endonuclease is translated as MRGNRKRDTLPELALRRQVHRAGLRYRVARRPAPGVGTADLVFAGPRLAVFVDGCFWHGCPEHFKLPRTNPGYWGPKIERNRARDAEANEALGLAGWTVVRVWEHEDMASVAKRLVRLVQSRRKGQ
- a CDS encoding GspE family protein, which encodes MIKVSASQVFVAGGLPTVTYNPRADLRLEDRLRDYLDERHKILSVSGPTKSGKTVLLRSVIKEGVWLAGGEIGTVADFWATVGDKLEVLLEEQIARRDEEATSTGTSGGGHVKPFGIGGGVEHQRGQSSTTGETRTRVRTRPTQAAVKEALERLLPVVVIDDFHYMPQDVQVGVVRGLKDLVFQGLGVVLAAVPHRAYDAVRVEKEMTGRVVQLPIDFWSEGELLGITRAGFAALNLLDPGETLSSRLADESFQSPFLMQDFCLQLVKTNGVREAAGAPITLAAPDWDAFFRGQASAASKSAFDLLAQGPRQRRDRKPRTLADARVTDIYGAVLAAIAHTGPLTQLTYVELRGALRHVLKDDPPSQQEVTRVLQEMSKIAKERIEGEPVVDYDTELETLHISDPFFAYFLRWGIPAIPSSI